In Paenibacillus durus, the DNA window TGAAGATCGACTGGAAGAAGCTTTACGAGATTACGAGCAGCCATGATTATGGCGAAATTTTTATTGGGGACATCAAAACGCCGGTTAAACATTCCTCCCCGCAGCTTCGGGCGCTGATGCAGCAGGTGGAAGAGGGGATGGTACACCATTTTATCGAAGAAAACATCCCGCTCGAATTCAAAAGCATCTTCTACAACCAACTGCGCGAGGGCAAGGATGATTCGGTGGAAGGGCGCATTCTTGAAGTCGCCGACAAGCTGGATCAGGTGTACGAGGCGTTCGCCGAGCTGCAAAAGGGCAATACGGAGAAGGAATTTATTACGATGTACCGCAGCGCCCTGATGAAGATCAAGGATATCCCGCTGCACTGCGTCGGTTATTTTCTCGACCGCATCCTGCCGGATCTCGTAAACGAAGAAACGATGTCTCCCGTCGACATCAGACGGATAACGGAAGAAGCATTGGCCAATTAGTATCAGATGAAACCGGTGAATTTTAAGCAGAGAGGGCCTAACACGCGGTTAGGCTCTCTTTACTCTGTTCTAAAGCATTTTCTCCATGATCATCACGTCGATCGGCTTACTGTCAATGACCCCTTGTTTTTCGAAGACACCTACCTCGCGGTAACCCATTTTCCGGTATAACCCTTGGCCCATCTGATTAAAGGGGAAGGTAAACAGCACGATTTTGTAAAAAGAGGATGCTTTCGCTGTATGCTCCAAGGCTTGAAGAAGGGAACTTCCGACGCCCTGTCCGCGGGATTCGCGTTCAATATAAATGGAGAGGTCGGCAACACCGCTATAAGCGCAGCGGTGGGAATACGGATTAAGGGCAGCCCAGCCGACAACCGCGCTGTCCCTTTCAGCTACCAGGACGGTGTAACGGCCCTGATGTTCCTGTAACCAAGCTTCCATGTAGGCCGTATCTTTGGTTTCCGTTTCCAGTGTCGCAATGCGGTCTTCAATCCCCTGATTATAGATGCGAAGAATATTCGCGATATCTTTTGAAGCTGCTTCCCGAATCGTAACGGTCGACTCCATAAGCATTCTCCTATCGGTATCATTATTTTTTGGTTGCTTTAATGACGGCGGAGACCAGATAATCCTGCACATTGGCACCGGGAACCCAATCTTTAATGAAGGTTCTGGATTCATCCTTCGGTTCGATGGAAATGCCGGTAAAACCGCTTTGCCGCAGCATGGATTCGAGATTCATGATCGGCGAGGCTCCCGAAATACACCCTGTGTATAGTTCGTCTATATTGTCCGTGATTTCCGGCGGGAGTTCCGCCGTGGCCACGACGTCGGAAATAGCAAGCCGGCCGCCGGGCTTTAGGACCCGGAACGCTTCATGGAATACCTGCTGCTTATCAGGGGAAAGGTTAATCACGCAGTTCGAGATAATAACATCAACGGATTGATCGGCAAGCGGAAGGTGCTCAATTTCACCGAGCCGGAATTCGGTATTGGCGAACCGGCCTTTGTCGGCAGTGTTCCGGGCGCGGCTGATCATCTCTGGAGTCATATCGACGCCGATGACCTTGCCGCTGTCTCCAACCTGGCGGGAAGCGAGGAAGCAATCAAAGCCTCCGCCGCTGCCGAGATCGAGTACCGTTTCACTGGCCTTTAGCTCAGCAATCGCTTGAGGATTGCCGCAGCCGAGTCCCAAATTGGCGCCTTCCGGTACGGCGGACAACTCATCATTGGAATAGCCAAGTCTGGCGGAGATCGCATCATAGTCGGTTGGACCGCCGCAGCAGCTGCTAGAGCTTCCGGCAGAACTGCAGGAAGATGGCGCCTCTGCCTTTTTTACCGCGACCTGTTGGTACCGGCTTCTAACCTTCTGACGAATTTGGTCATGGGTAAGTTTGTTCATCATAATCTCTCCTTGTATATGAAATTATACTTGCAAAATGCAATTATAAAAACTGGGAGTATCACCCGGTGACCGGTGCGCAGCATCGGCTTGATTTCCCCATAGCTTCATTAAAAAGCTGTACCGAACGCAGGACCGTTTCTTTTTCAAACTCGGTCATATAGGAGAAGACTTCATCCAGATAACTGTTCATTTGCTGATCAATGGTCGCGGCAATCCTTTTTCCTTCCTCAGTCAGAGACAGGGTGAACACTCTGCGGTCGCTTGGGTCCGGCGTTTTTTTGACAAGATCCATTTTGATCAGGGATTGCACCTGCCGGCTAAAGGTGGTAACATCCGTTCCCAGCGTCTCCGCAACCTGCTGCATAGAAGGATTGTTCCGGCGTTCCACTTCGTGGAGCAGATGGCTTTGAGCCAGTGACAGGTTGCTTCCGCCTACGCTGCAGCAGTCTTTATTCAGCAAACCCAGGCGTCTGGTCATGATTTGGAACAATTCGCGTGCATTTTCCATTAGCTTCACCTCATAGATTAGTTATATCGCAAATATTTGCAAAGTGCAAGTATAGTTTTCTGCTTTTCTCAGCGCCGGTATCTAGGCTCATGGTATAATTGTATAAGTAAATCATTGCACGAGGCAGAATGCGAGGGTGATCATTATATTTTTTACATTAAGAGATATTAGAGACCTCTGTGGAGAAACCTTTTATAAACGGGGCATGTCCTATTATAAGGCTGGACGTGTTAATAAACTGACATTTCATGAGAATGAGAATAGTTATACGGCCCAGGTCAAGGGGAGCATATCATATAAGGTGCAAATTAATATTGATAGTGAAGGAGATATGGAAGTAGATTGTACCTGTCCCGCCTACGAAGACTATGGCTGCTGCAAACATGCGGCGGCGACACTGATTGCGATCAACACGCTTCAGCAAAAGGGTTCAACCGGCGGCAAGCACCAAAATTCAGCGCAATCCGCTCTTTTTTCTGCTGTCCCGGCCCAAGCTCCAGCGACGGGTTCGAAGCTTGTTCAGGCCAAAACCGTGGCCAAACCTTCTTATCGACAGGCAGAACAGTTCATCTCCTTATTCAATGGGACGCCTGTAGATATGGGCAAGGATATTAACATGATATCCTCTGGCCGTGAACAGCTGCAGTTTGAGTTTATAATTAAAGTCCAGAACACGCCGAGCAGTATAGGTTTGTCCCTTGAAATGAGAATGGGGCTCAAGCGTCTCTACGTCGTTTCCAAAATCAAACAGTTCCTTGAGTGCATGGAGCAGCGCAAACCCATGTATTTTACAAGCCAGTTCACCTTTGATCAGGAAAAGCAGTGTATAAATGATGCGGATATCGAGTTCCTAAGTGTTCTGGTTCTTATGAAGAATACCGAGAAAATCTATAAAAGAACGGGCGTCGGTTATTATAGTTATCCTGGAACACCGGACGGGAGAGCCATGGTTATTTCTCCTCTGGCATGGGACAAGCTAAAACCGCTTTTTTCCAAAGTAAATGCCGTACTTGAGGGAACTGGACATCCGGGAGCGCGGGTAGAATTACTAAATGAAGCTCCTCCACTCAGCTTTTCGATCGGCAAAGGCGGAACGGAAGGGTATGCCCTGACGGTCTCCGGCTTGGATAAGCTGCTGCTGCTTCCGGATCATTCCTGCCTTATATCGGATGGACGAATCTATAATCAGGACGCAACTAACATAGACCGAATTGCGCAATTACAGCAGAATTTCTCCGCCTCCAAACGGATGGATCTATCTCCTCTGCAAATGGAGCCGTTGGTTCAACGAGTCCTGCCCGCCTTGAGGTTAATGGGAACCGTTAAAGTAAAAAAAGAGGTCAAGGAAAGAATAGTCGAACCTGAACTTGAGCCCAAACTTTTTCTGGACTATGAGAATGGCGAATTAACCGCCCGGGTTGAATTTCATTATGATGCCATCCTGATCAATCCTTTAATTAAAGATCAAGCCTTCATAGAAAATAACAACATTATTCTGGTAAGAAATTTGCAGCTGGAAGACCATATCATTGACGTTATGGACCAGTCATCTATGCGCAGGAAGGAAGAGCTGTGGGCTGCCGGAAGCGAGTCCGGAATTTATGAAGCGCTTTATGAACTGATTCCTTTATTGGAGGACAGTACCGCCATATTTTTGACCCAAGCCGTACAAAATCTTGTTCAGGAGCGTAAGCCCTATCCCAAAGTCAGCGCCGATTTAAGTGAAGGACTTGACTGGCTCAATATCTCGTTCGAGCTGGAGGGATTGGATGAGAAGGAAATCATTCGTGTGATGCAGGCAATCGTTGAGAAAAAGAAATATATCCGGCTTCGCAGTGGCGCTTTTTTATCTCTTGAAGAGGAGTATTTCAATGATTTTCGCATGGTGGCAGACCATCTGAATATTGGCAAAAAAGACCTTCGGGCAGCGACGATACGATTCCCCTCTGTACATGCGCTTCAGCTCCCGGAGCGGGAGAAATCATCTAAACATTTAAAATGGGGCAAGTCGCTTCGGCTTTTTCTGGAACAGCTAAAGGAGCCGGAAAATATGGACTTCGAGCTCCCTGTCCACATGGCGTCCGTTCTCCGCGATTATCAGGTAAGAGGCTTTCAATGGATGAAGACACTATCAAGGTTCCGGTTCGGAGGGATTCTGGCTGATGATATGGGCCTCGGAAAAACCATTCAGAGTATCGCCTACATCTGCTCCGAGCTTGCCGAGATCTCAGACCAATCCCGGATTTTGATCATCTGTCCAGCCTCGCTGACGTATAATTGGGCCAATGAATTTGCGCGGTTTGCTCCAGAGGTCAGAGTTCTTGTAGCGGCCGGGCAAAAGGCGGAGCGAAGCGAATTGCTGGAAGGAATGGAAGAGGCCGACGTGGTTATCACCTCTTATCCGCTTTTGCGAAGAGATATTGAACTTTACTCCGGTAAAACATTCCATGCGCTGATCCTGGATGAGGCACAGGCGATCAAGAATGCGGCTTCCCAAACGGCTCAGGCTGTAAAGTCCATCACAGCGGCGAGAAAATTTGCTTTAACAGGAACGCCTATTGAGAATTCACTGGATGAACTGGGCGCTATTTTCAGTGTGGTCTTCCCGCTCTTGTTCTCCGGCAGAAAAGCTTTTAAAGAACTCCCGGTAGAGCGCATTTCCGCTATCGTGTCTCCTTTTATTTTGCGGCGGCTGAAAAAAGAGGTACTGGAGGAATTGCCCGACCGTATTGAGACGGTGCAGCGTACCGAACTGCTGGACGAGCAGAAAAAAATCTATCTCGCCTACTTGTCCAAGCATCGGGAGGAGACGGAACAAGACTTGCAGGCCGAGGGCTTCCAGAAGAGCCGCATGAAAATATTGGCGGGCATCACGCGTTTGCGGCAGATTTGTTGTCATCCGGCACTTTTTATCGAGAACTATGAGGGGGGTTCCGGCAAACTTGAACAGCTGCTGGAGACAGTGAAGGAATGCCAGGCTTCCGGAAAAAGGATGCTTGTATTTTCTCAATTTTCAAGCATGCTGAAATTGATTCGGCAAAGCTTGGAGGCTGCCGGTATCCTGCCATTTTACCTTGATGGCGCAACACCTGCGGGGGAGCGCGTGGAAATGTGCCGGCATTTTAACGAAGGCGAAGGGGATGCCTTTCTAATTTCACTTAAGGCTGGCGGAACCGGACTTAATCTGACGGGCGCTGATACCGTTATCCTGTATGATTTATGGTGGAACCCTGCGGTGGAGGAACAAGCGATTGGACGTGCGCATCGTATGGGACAACGAAGTGTAGTTCAGGTCATACGCATGGTAACGGAAGGCTCAATAGAGGAGAAGATTCTGGAGCTGCAGCAGCGTAAGAAAGATTTAATTGAGGAAGTCATTGAAGCGGGAGAGAACTCCGTCAGCAGATTGTCCGAACAGGATATCCGTGAAATGCTATACATAAACGGACCGGTACGCTGGGAGTGTTGATCCCGGATATTTCCAATCTCACCTCAGCCCTTCCGGCCAAGAGGTGCGGGAACAATATTACAAGCCGAATGTGCCATAGGCCTTTTGCGAATACATGTCAAGGCAAACCAGGCATAGCATGAATTCGGACTGGAAGCAGGTCATCACGCATTGTGCGTTAACACCTGCTTCTTTTTGTTAATTATCATAAACCATTTTTCTATATTGCGATGGAGAATAGTGCTTGTACTCTCTAAATTTACGAATAAAATAGCTGAAGTTTTCAAAACCCACCATCAAGGAAATCTCTAATACTTTTAACTCGCTATTTTTTAGCAGTCTCGCTGCTTTTTCACAACGGTATTCATTAATATACGTAACTGGATTTTTCCCTACAGCTATTTGAAAGTATTTTGAGAAATAATTTTTATTCATTCCTACAAGCGAAGCTAAGTCCTCAAGAAAAATTTTATCATTGTAATGTTCCTCAATATATAGGATCACTTTTTTGATTTTTTCTTGTTTGACTTTTGTATGAAGTCGATTTTCCAGGAAGAGTTTTCTTTCATATAAAAGATCGATGACTTGAAGGAGAATCACTTTAATACGCAAGGATGAGAGCTTGTTTTCCCCCTTTTTTATGTCAATGATATTTCGTAACTTTCCTGATAACTCCTCTTTTGATTCCTTATCTAAATGTATGGCACAAGGAAATTGCAAGGCTCCCGAGGTAATCGGCTTGATAATAGCTTGCTGGCATATGTCTGGATATTCAAAATTCAATAACTGGGGATGAAAAACAATAGCATGATGAATGGATGGACCGCTTGAGGTAACTTGATGCAAGTCTCCAGAATTGATAAAAACAAAATCTCCTTTGGAAACATATATAATTTCTGAATTGATCGTCACCTCCATTTCTCCCTCTTCAACATAAATAAATTCTAATTCTTCATGCCAGTGATACCCTACATAATAATCGGTTTTACGTACCTTACTGTATATATGCAACGGAAAAGACGGAGTGCCATGAATAGAATTTTCTTTTAAAGATGATTTCATTCTTATTTTCTCCTTAAAAGTGAGAATAGTGTTATAAATTTTGAAAATGTGCAAGAAAGAACTGCTAACATTCATTATACTGAAGACGTTTCCAATTGACAAAAAGGAGAGCAAAAATGAAAGAGATTCAAAAAAAATGGTGGCACAAAAGTGTTATTTATCAAATATATCCCCGTAGCTTCTACGACAGTAATGGCGATGGAGTTGGCGATTTACAAGGCATCATTCAAAAGTTAGACTATGTAAAATTATTAGGCGCCGACGTCATTTGGCTAAGTCCCGTTTATGATTCTCCCAACGTAGACAATGGCTACGATATTAGTGATTATTACTCCATCTTATCGGAATTTGGAACCATGGAAGATATGAATAAATTGTTATTAGAAAGCAGCAAGCGCGGCATTAAAATTATTATGGATCTTGTTGTCAACCATACCTCAGACCAGCATCCGTGGTTTATAGAAGCAAAAAAATCAAAAGACAATCCGTACAGAAATTATTATATTTGGCGCGATCCGGTTAACGGCAAAGAACCCAACGAACTGAAATCGAATTTCGGTGGTTCAGCGTGGCAATTTGATGAAACAACCAACCAATACTATTTGCATTTTTACAGCAAAGAACAGCCCGACTTGGACTGGGAAAACAAAAAAATGCGTAGCAGCATCTGGGATATGATTAACTTTTGGATTAACAAGGGAATCGGCGGCTTCCGTATGGATGTGATTGATTTGATTGGAAAAGATCCCGATAAACAAATAAAAGAAAACGGGCCTAAACTTCATGATTATTTGCAGGAAATGAATCGAAAAACGTTTGGAACCAAAGATTTGTTAACGGTTGGAGAAGCGTGGGGCGCGACAACTGAAGACGGGAAACTGTACTCTGACCCCAAACGCAAGGAATTGAGCATGATCTTTCAGTTTGAACATATTCAGCTAGATAAAATTCCGGGCAAACAAAGATGGGATTTGAAAAAGCTAGAGCTCAATGAACTAAAGCAAGTGTTAAGCAAGTGGCAATATGCTTTAAACGAAGAGGGTTGGAACAGCTTATTTTGGAACAATCACGACCTGCCCCGCATTGTATCGAGATGGGGGAATGACCGTGAATATAGGGTGGAGTCTGCCAAAATGTTGGCCACTTTATTACATGGAATGAAAGGAACCCCCTATATCTACCAGGGAGAAGAAATCGGCATGACAAATGCTGCTTTTGAGTCCATAGAAGATTATATGGATATTGAAACTCAAAATATTTATAAAGAACGAAAAGCAGCCGGTTTTAGCGAAGAAGACATCATGGAATCGCTCTATATGAAAGCAAGAGACAATGCCAGAACCCCAATGCAATGGTCGAATGCAAAAAATGCAGGATTTTCTTCAGGAAAACCATGGATGAAGCTTAATCCCAATTATCCTTCTGTTAATGTAGAAAGCGCTTTATATGATTCGGATTCTGTTTTTTATCATTATCAAAAATTAATCAAGATTCGTAAACAAAATTACACACTTATTTATGGGACCTATCGTCTTCTTGATTCGGAACCCAATATTTATGCTTACGAACGGATACTCGAAAACAAAAAGCTGCTTATTGTATGCAATTTTTACGAACCGGAAGCCACTTTTTCTTACTCTCCCGAAAGTCATTCAGCCGTAAACATTTTAATCAGCAACTACAGCCACTCGAGCAGCGATTTAAAAAACATCACATTGCGTCCGTATGAAGCCATTATATATGAAATCATCTGAAAGAGGGATCAGAATAATGACTAACCACAAATTCGAACGAGCTTCACAGCAAATTCTAGCTGCCGTTGGCGGATCTGAGAACATTATCAGTGCTGCGCATTGCGCGACCCGCCTTCGGTTGGTGTTAAAAGACGAATCCATTGTCAAGACAGAAGAACTGTCAAATATTGATCTTGTAAAAGGCCACTTCAGCAATGGAGGACAATATCAGGTTATTATCGGTGCTGGTACGGTCAATGAAGTGTACCACGCTTTTGTTGAATTAGCAGGTATTAAAGAATCTAGTAAAGATGAGGTTAAAAAAGAAGCCGACAATAAAATGAATGTGGTCCAAAGGCTGGTGAAATTGTTGTCCGACGTATTTGTCCCGATTATCCCGGCACTGGTAGCCGCCGGTTTATTGATGGGTATCAACAACGTTCTGACATCCAGCGGATTATTTTTCAAAGATAGGTCTTTAGTTGATGTGTACCCGAACATAACCGATCTTGCGAACATGATCAATGTGTTTGCTAATGCAGCGTTTGTGTTCCTGCCGATATTAATAGGATTCTCCGCAACAAAAATGTTCGGAGGAAACCCTTATTTAGGAGCTGTCATGGGAATGATCATGGTGCACCCGGATCTTTTAAATGCATATGGATACGGGCAAGCTATTTTGAATAATAAAGTGCCGGTATGGAATGTTTTTGGACTTGAAATTGAAAAAGTGGGCTATCAAGGAACCGTGTTTCCTGTTTTAGCTGCTTCATTTATCCTGGCGCGAGTCGAGAAAAATTTACGTAAGATTGTTCCGTCTTTTCTTGATAACTTATTAACTCCGTTATTAACGGTATTTATCACAAGCTTTCTTACGTTTACTGTAGTTGGCGGTATAATGAGATCTGCCGGGAATCTTTTGGCTGATGGAATGGTTTGGCTGTATGATACACTTGGTTTCTTTGGAGGAGCCGTTTTTGGGTTGATTTTATCTCCTTTGACATTAACGGGTATGCACCATAGTCTTCTTCCGATTGACATTCAGTTAATTGCTGCTGGCGGTTCGTTTTTACTGGCACTTGTTTCATGCAATAATGTTGCCCAGGGAGGCGCGACATTTGCGGCCATGCTGCTGACAAAAGACGAAAAAATGAAAAGCATTGCGGTTTCTTCCGGAATTTCCGCCCTGCTTGGCATTACGGAACCCGCGATGTTTGGCGTTAACCTGAAAATGAAATATCCATTTTATGCCGCTATGATCGGTTCAGCTTTTGGATGTGCCTTTGTAGCATTCAATCACATTTTAAACGCAGCCCCCGGACCTGCTGGACTGATCGGGTTTGTCAGTATTCAAGCTGGCAGTGTGCTGAACTTTTTAATTGCCGTCTTGATTTCTTTTGTATCGGGATTTGTAATAACGATCATTTTGTCAAAATCAAAAAAACTGAATACAGAATTAAAGCCGGTGAATAAAATCGCTTCTTAAGCATTGCGATTTTTGCCAGCCAGTTAACCGCATCTTCCCTATGCTGAAAAAACTGCAACTCGTACGGGAACTCGTCGATGGTGCCGACAATCCGGTTTAAGCTTGATTTGGCGACGACTTTCTCCGCCCCAATGACGGCGCAGTATTGGATGTCCGAGGCCCGCTTCACCCAGTTTTGGGAAACCAGTCTTCTCGGCTTGAGGGGATTCATAATAAACCATAGCTCTCATGCTCCATTGTTCATCTTTTAATATGTAAACTTCGGCAGCGAGGGTGTCCAGGGAGACTCGGGTCACCAGCCATACCGCATGACCTGTGTTCCTTGGACACCGCCCCCTGACGAGACTTATGGCAATTTGATCACCTCCCGGAAATTGATGCAATTTGCCGCCGTCAGCGAGACCGCCCAGATCAATGGTGGCGAATCCGATTTTATCGTTCATACGAGTGACTTCAGCCTTGGCGGCGGCATCGTCGCCGGAGATGAAGATGACGCGGCGTCCGACAATTTGTGGGTCAGAGCTGAGCACAGCGGGAGTCAGTGTATTGAATCCTTTGACCACCCTTGCGCCGGGAACAAGATCCGATACCACCTCGCTTGATGTTTTTCCTCCAAGATCAGCCACGATGAATTCAGGAGTAATAATCGGGTTCATCGCATCGATCACGATACGTCCGTTCCATTCGGGCAAATCGGCAACCGCTTCTTTCAGATGCTTCCAAGGCAGGGCAATAAACACAATATCGGCGGCTGCGGCTTCCCGAACGGTAACGGCTTTGCTCTTGCCCCCGAGTTTGGCTACCAGCGGAGCAAGCGATTCCGGTCCGCGGCTGTTGCTTAAGAAAACCTCATAACCTGCTTTAACGACTTGTTTGGCAAAGGCTTGCCCGATTTCACCGGCACCAATAATTCCAATAGACATATAAATTCTCCTCTCAAATTTGGGTTTTGGTTTTCAAGCTTGGACCAAGAATCAGACTGTGGTTCCGCCGTCTACATTAATGGTTGCGCCGGTTACGAAGGCGGCTCCCGGTGTAGCCAGATAAGCTACCATGTCGGCGATTTCCGCGCCCGTACCGTAACGGCCGACCGGAATCATGCCGGAGACAACCGGGGCGTAAGGACCGTCGGCCGGATTCATATCGGTGTCGGTCGGTCCCGGCTGCACGTTGTTAACGGTAATGCCTTGCGGAGCCAGATCGCGTGCGAGGCCCCGGGTAAGTCCGGCGACAGCCGCCTTGGACATCACATAGAGGCTGTTGCCCGGAAACGGATTGAAGTCGGCGTTGATGCTGCCGATATTGACGATGCGTCCGCCTTCGCCCATTTGAGGAGCTGCCGCTTGCACTGCTGCGAACACGGCGCGGACGTTGACGGCAACCATGCGATCGAATTCTTCGATGGCAAATTGATCATAGGGCTTCAAGTTTGCGAGTCCGGCATTGTTAACCAGAATGTGAATGCCGCCAAAAGCTTTTACCGTTTCGGCAACGGCGCCTTTCACAGCGATGGCGTCTGCGCTGTCGGCGCGAAGGGCCAGCGCGCGTCCGCCGGACGCTTCAATTTCTTTTACCAATTCTTCCGCTTTTTGCTGCGCGCTGGCGTAGGTGAAAGCTACTGCCGCGCCGTCATTTGCCAGACGTTTTACGATGGCTGCTCCAATGCCTCGGGACCCTCCAGTTACCAGTGCCACTTTTCCAGATAAAGAATTTGTTGTTGTTGTCATCATAAAAACCTCCTCAAGTTTTTGTTTTGAAACGTTCGGTTCAAAACTATGTGCTAACTATAACCTTAGGGAAAATGAATTGTCAAGAGGGAAAATAAAAAAAGTGAGAAAATAAAAAAACATTCATCAAGGGAACGTGCATCCCCACCGATTGTTCAATGGGGGTATGTTCCAATGATGAATGTTTTTAGAGACAAGCAGGGGATAGTGGATATGACTGCTTATGATGGCCAAGCCTTCATCGTAAGCTCAATCACATCCTGTAATTCGTCGCGGGTTGAGCCATCCGCAGCCCGAATGGACATGCCTTCGGAGATGGTCATGATATAGCGGGCAAGCGCCGCCGGGTTAGAGCCGGCAGGCAGGTCGCCGGCAGACTCCGCTTGTTCAAAGCGATGGCGCAAAGCCATTTCCGTCTCCACCCGGCGCGACGTAAGCTCTTGGCGAATCATGTCCGCGTCTTCTCCGCAAGCAATGGCTCCGCGAATGGTCAGACAACCCTTCGGGTAAGAAGGATTTGTTACGAAGTCGGCAGTAACATTCAAGAGCTTTTCGACAACGGCGCGGGCCGTCGGCTCGTTAAAAGCCGCGCTTGTCAGCTTCGGCGGACCTTCAAAGTAAAGATCAAGCGCCTGGTTAAATAGTTGTTCCTTGCTGCCAAAAGTGGCATAGAGGCTTGACCGGTTAATCTTCATCGCTTCGGTTAAATCCGAAAGGGAGGCGCCTTCATAACCTTTTTCCCAAAACACCTGAAGCGCACTCTTCAACGCCTCGGTATTATCGAAGGTGCGCGGCCGTCCTGTTGCCATATGAATTCCTCCTTATTGGATGCGGATGGACTCCGCTTATCATTCTGGAACGTTCGGTACATATATGGAAAATATCATTTTGCATGATTGATGTCAAGTATTCCCGCCAGAGCGTGCTGTATGTAAGTAATGGCTGGCAAAAGCCGTGCAATTACTCTGCAA includes these proteins:
- a CDS encoding sucrose-specific PTS transporter subunit IIBC encodes the protein MTNHKFERASQQILAAVGGSENIISAAHCATRLRLVLKDESIVKTEELSNIDLVKGHFSNGGQYQVIIGAGTVNEVYHAFVELAGIKESSKDEVKKEADNKMNVVQRLVKLLSDVFVPIIPALVAAGLLMGINNVLTSSGLFFKDRSLVDVYPNITDLANMINVFANAAFVFLPILIGFSATKMFGGNPYLGAVMGMIMVHPDLLNAYGYGQAILNNKVPVWNVFGLEIEKVGYQGTVFPVLAASFILARVEKNLRKIVPSFLDNLLTPLLTVFITSFLTFTVVGGIMRSAGNLLADGMVWLYDTLGFFGGAVFGLILSPLTLTGMHHSLLPIDIQLIAAGGSFLLALVSCNNVAQGGATFAAMLLTKDEKMKSIAVSSGISALLGITEPAMFGVNLKMKYPFYAAMIGSAFGCAFVAFNHILNAAPGPAGLIGFVSIQAGSVLNFLIAVLISFVSGFVITIILSKSKKLNTELKPVNKIAS
- a CDS encoding NADPH-dependent F420 reductase: MSIGIIGAGEIGQAFAKQVVKAGYEVFLSNSRGPESLAPLVAKLGGKSKAVTVREAAAADIVFIALPWKHLKEAVADLPEWNGRIVIDAMNPIITPEFIVADLGGKTSSEVVSDLVPGARVVKGFNTLTPAVLSSDPQIVGRRVIFISGDDAAAKAEVTRMNDKIGFATIDLGGLADGGKLHQFPGGDQIAISLVRGRCPRNTGHAVWLVTRVSLDTLAAEVYILKDEQWSMRAMVYYESPQAEKTGFPKLGEAGLGHPILRRHWGGESRRQIKLKPDCRHHRRVPVRVAVFSA
- a CDS encoding 3-oxoacyl-ACP reductase family protein; amino-acid sequence: MMTTTTNSLSGKVALVTGGSRGIGAAIVKRLANDGAAVAFTYASAQQKAEELVKEIEASGGRALALRADSADAIAVKGAVAETVKAFGGIHILVNNAGLANLKPYDQFAIEEFDRMVAVNVRAVFAAVQAAAPQMGEGGRIVNIGSINADFNPFPGNSLYVMSKAAVAGLTRGLARDLAPQGITVNNVQPGPTDTDMNPADGPYAPVVSGMIPVGRYGTGAEIADMVAYLATPGAAFVTGATINVDGGTTV
- a CDS encoding TetR/AcrR family transcriptional regulator, producing MATGRPRTFDNTEALKSALQVFWEKGYEGASLSDLTEAMKINRSSLYATFGSKEQLFNQALDLYFEGPPKLTSAAFNEPTARAVVEKLLNVTADFVTNPSYPKGCLTIRGAIACGEDADMIRQELTSRRVETEMALRHRFEQAESAGDLPAGSNPAALARYIMTISEGMSIRAADGSTRDELQDVIELTMKAWPS